CGCGGGTTCTCGACCAGTTCAGCGTCCGGGTCGGCCCCGGTGAGACGACCGTGCGGCGCCACACCGTCCAGCCGCCCTTCGCCGGCGAGCGACTCCGTCTCACCTACCGGCTGTACCGAGCGGGCGCCGACTCGCCGCTCCGGCAGGTCCACATCTGGCTAACTGTCACTCGTCCGGCCTGATATTTCCGGGTTCTGTCGGCATCTATATTATCCGGACGGTCGTCGAATGGGACGTACATGGGTGTGGACTGGCGATGAGTGAGCATTCAGTCGGTGACTCCGGGAGCCACAGTGACGTCTCCGTGACGCGCTCGGTCGTCGACCTAGACGGTGACCGCCACCTCTCAGTGGTGTCGATGACCGGGGACGGGAGCGATTCGACGGTGGTCCGAATCACTGATACGCTCCCGGACTCGCACACGCTCCACCTCGGCCGGACGGAGCATTCGGTCGAAAACGGTGGGACGCTCGACGTCGAGACCGCTGTCGGTCCCGACGAGGTGGTCCGCTTTGGCTACGTGCTCGCCGGCTCCGAGGAGCCGACGCTCGCCGACCTGACGGTCGAACTGGACACGGACCTGCGGACGGACGGCGGTATCCGTGCCGTCTGGCGGGGGCCGGACGGACAGGAGGCGCCACTCGTGGTGGCGCCGGACCGACTGCTCGGCAGTCAGGGCCTGGAGCTCCCGGTCGTTTCGGGGCCGACATCGAACGGGTCCCGGGCGGCCGCCGACTCCGAACGCGCGGTCTCGCCCCTGGACGGCGCCGCCATCGGCGTCGTGCTCACGCCGACCAACGGGGACGCGGCGCTGCGGACGGTGTTGCGGGCGACCCGGCGGGGCCACACGGTGTTTGTCACCTACAGCGGCCGCTCGGCCGACGTGGAGTCGCTCGACCAGCTCTCCTCGCTCGGCGCGCTCGTCGTCGAGCCGCCGGGGACGAAGACCTCCCAGTCCGCCCTCAACCGGCTACTCTCCGAGGCCGCCCGCGAGCGGGGGCTGCCCGGCATCGTCCTGCAGACGCGGGACTGCCCGCGCATCGACTACGACCGGACGGCCGAGGCGTACGAGAGGGCCGACTACGAGGTGGTCGCGATTCCGGAGAACTGGACCACCTCGTCCGACAGCCCGACGGTCGTCGTCGGCATCCCGGCGTACAACGCCGCCACGAGCATCGGCGCCGTCGTGGAGCGAGCGGCCGCCTTCGCCGACGAGGTGGTCGTCGTCGACGACGGGAGCCGCGACGAGACGGCCGTTCGTGCCCGGGAGGCCGGGGCATCGGTGGTCATTCACGAGGTGAACCGCGGCTACGGCGGGGCGCTCAAGACCCTCTTCCGGACGGCCGCGGACCGCGACGCGGAGCATCTCGTCGTCATCGACGCGGACGGGCAACACGACCCCTCGGACATCCCGATGCTGGTAGAGACCCAGACCCGCGACGACGCCGATATCGTCATCGGCAGCCGGTACGTGGGCGAGCGGGACACGAAGATCCCGTTCGTCCGGTCTATCGGCCTCGGGCTCATCAACGGCCTCACCAACGCGAGTATGGGGAATCTCCGCCCGAGCGGCTTCGTCCACGACACGCAGAGCGGCTACCGGGCCTACAGCCGACGGGCCGTCCGCTCGCTCGCGGCGGACCCGATGATAGGGAACAACATGGGCGCGAGCACCGACATCCTCTATCACGCCCACCGGGCCAGACTCGGTATCAGCGAGGTGCCGACGACGGTGTACTACGACGTGGAGAACTCCAGTTCGCAGGGCTCGCTCTCACACGGCGTCGACCTGCTGCGCAACATCGTCTGGACCGTCGAGTACGGCCGCCCGCTTCTGGTCGTGGGGATGCCCGGCGCCATCTCGACGGTCATGGGTATCGCCGTCACGGTCCTGTTGCTCACGACGTATCTGGAGACCGGCACGGTGTATGCCCACCAGCTCCTCGTCTCGATCCTGTTCGCAGTCGGCGGTATCCTGCTGTGTATCGCGGCGATACTGATGCACGTGCTGAACGTCCACCCGACGATGAAGCGACTCACGACCGATGCCAACAACTAAGCGGATTGCCCGACACCCTCGGGACATGTTCCGAGCGGCACCAGCGGCGGTGGGCCAGCGTGGGTAGCGAGGCCGCAACCGGTGGCGGGCTCCGCGACCGGTTCGGCCCGCGGAACCCGGCCCCCGCGTTCGGGGTCCTCGGGGTCGGCCTCGTCGGGGCCGCCGTCGCCGTCCCGGCCTTCGAGACGCTGCTTTTCGCCTGGGGCGGCACCGCGCTGTTTGCCGCCGTGCTCCTGCGGTTCGTCACCACCACCGCGACGGTCCCGGCAGCCGTCGCGACGGATGTCCACGCCGTCGCTGCGGGGAACGCGCGCCGGTTCGCGGGCACCGGCCCGCACCGATACGTCCCCGACGGCGACTCCGTCTCGCTCGTCGTCGGGGGGGACGCTTCCGGCGACCGGCCCGGGACGGCGCTCGACCCCGTCGGCGAGCGCCTGCTGGCGCCGCTCGCGGAGCCAGCCTCCGAGCCGACCGTCGAGAACCGCGTGCCGGTCCTCCTCGACGCCGTCGTCCACGACCTCGAACTGGCCGCCGGCGCGCGGAGCCGGACGACCGACACGGGCGTCGAAGTCACCGTCACCGGCGTGCAGGTCGGCACGGCGGAGCTGTTCGACCATCCCGCCGTCTCCGTCGTCGGCGTCGGGCTCGCCGACGCGCTCTCGGCGCCGGTCCGGGTCGACCCGACAGTCGAGGACGGCCGGCTGGTCGTGGCCTGTCACTGGCGCGAGTAGCCGGCCCTAGAACGTGGCGACGAACTTCTCGAGCGTTCGCAGTCCGACGACGACAGCGAACACGACCGTTCCCGCGACGAGCGGCCAGCGGAGCCGCGAGCGCCACGCCGGCGTCGCGTGGACCGGTGCGGTCAGCGCCGTGAGCAGCGCCAGTCCGAAAAAGGCGCTCACGAAGACGAACTCCAGTGTCAGCGCCCCGGCCGTCGCCAGCAGCCCGACACTCCCCAGCGTCCACCCGGTCTGGGCGTAGAGGAACCGGCGCTGTCTCGCTGTGGTCATCTCAGGTCCGCTACCCCGGCGACGACTATAGTTCCTGTGGGTCCCAGTGGCGCGTCACTCGGTCGGCGGGTTCAAGCCAGTTGGCACCGTCCTTGTCACAGAGATGTTCCCGTGGACTCACGCCGCCTTCGGCTACGCGCTCTTCGTCCTCCTGGCCGGAGCGCTCGTCGCCCTGGGGCTGCGTGGGCGCCTCTCGAAAGCGGAGCTACTCGCCGTGGTCTTCGCCACGCAGCTCCCGGACCTCGTCGACAAACCGCTGGCCTGGTGGTTCGCCCTCATCCCCTCCGGGCGGTCGCTGGCGCACTCGCTGGTGCTCGCCGTCCCGCTCTCGCTTGCCGTCCTCGCCGTCGCCCGCCACCGCGGCCACGCCGAGGTCGGGCTCGCCTTCGCCGTCGGCTACGCCAGCCACCTCGTCGGTGACGTCTACGTCGCGGTGTACTACTGGCGGGTCGAGGAGTTCACGTTCCTCCTGTGGCCCGTCCTGCCGGCCTACCCCTACGACGACTACGCCGGTCTGGGGGCGCTCGTCGGCGGCATCGAACTGACGACGCCGCTGCTTTCGGCCGTCGGCCTCGCGGTGTTCGCCGGCCTCGTCTTCCTCGTGCACTTCTTGCGGGCGCCGTGGTGGTCCCCCGCGGTCCGGCGCTGACCGGCCCCGCTCGTCCGCTGCGTTCCAGTTCCCGCCGCGTGCATCGCAACTGCAACACTTTTGCTACCGCCCACTGAAGGGGAGGCAACGCATCGATGGTCTCTCTCTCGCAGTTCCGACGGCCCTCCTACGTCCCCGTCGCTGTCTGTCTGCTAGCAGTCGTCGGACTGGTCGCCGCGGCCGTTCTCGAACTGGTCCCGCGGCCGACGCTGCTTCGCGCCGCGTTCACCCTCTTTGGCGCGGTCGTCGCGCTAGCGCTGTACGCCGCCTCCCGTGCGGGACCGCCGTCGGCGTCGCGGCGTCTCTCCCCCGATATCGCGACGAAAGCCGTCGTCGCGCTGGCCGCCGGCGCCGTCGTCGCCACGGCGATGCTCGACACCCGCCTGCTCCCGTTCGCGGTCGTCCTCCCGGTCGGGTTCGCCCTCGTCGCGCTCCAGCTCCGGGCCGACCCCTCCGTCCCGGCCGTGCTGACACAGCTCTGTGCGCTGTTTGTCGCCCCGCGGCTGGGCAAGTATCTCACGACCGGCTTCTACTTCGGCGGCACCGACACGTTCGCTCACGTCGCCGCCGTCGACACCCTCGTTCGGGCGCGGTACACGCCCGCGATTCCCCACGGGTACGACCTCTATCCCGTCTTTCACTTCCTCGTCGGGACGGTCACGCACATCACGGGGCTGCCGGCCTACGACGCGCTGGTGCTCACCGGCGTCGCGCTGTTCACGCTGTGTGTCCCGCTCGCGTATCTCCTGGGAGCGGCCGTCTTCGGTTCGACGCGGCTTGGACTGGCGACGGCGCTCGCGGCCGCCGTTCTGGAGTTCTTCGCGTACCACGCGCTGTATTTCTACCCGCAGGCGCTCGCTGTCGTCCTCCTGCTGGTCGCTCTCTACGCCAACAGACAGCTCCTGAGCGCCCGGTTCGAGGGGCCCTACCGCCGCCACTCCGTGTTCGTGCTGGCGCTGGTGGCGACGATGGTCGTCACCCACCACCTGACGTATCTCCTCTTTGCCGGCCTGCTCGCGGCCGCCGCGCCGGTGGCGCTCGCGCGCTCGCGGCTCTTCCCCGAGGCCGGCCTGAGCCGCTCGCTGCGATACCGGTGGCTGTTTCCGGGCGTTCTCGGCGGGCTCTTCCTCCTCGTCTACTGGGCCTACTCGCCGAGTCTCATCCTCGTCGGTATCTTCGAGCTGACCCTCGGCGTGCTGTTCGACGTCGTCGACGTGCCGACCGCCCGGCTGTTCACCTACGGCGTGACACTGCCCGCCGACACGCTCGACCGGGCGGTCGCGTGGCTGCTGACGCCGACCGGGCTGTACGCCACCGGGCTGGGCGCGGTCCTGCTGCTCGCGGGCTACGAACTCCTCGACGACCTCTCGGCGTACCGGCGCGGGTTCACGCTCGCTGTCACCGGGCTGGGCCTCTCGGCGCTGTTGCTCCCGCTTCCCGTCCCGATTCCACAGATAGAGCGGCTGAAGTTCGTCGTGTCGCTGTTCGCGCTGTTGCCACTGGCCGTCGGCCTCCACCGGGCGCTCGCCGTCGAGCGCCGCTACGTGGTCGCGTCGCTCCTGCTGGTGGCGACCCTCGGGGGCGCGACGGCGTTTACCGTCCTCGCGGCCGACGACACGACCCGCGTCTACATCGACGAGCCGCGCGAGCAGGTGTCGATGTCGAACGGCGAGTACCGGTCGGTCCGGACGACTGCGGCGTTCGTACAGGGGTACGGCAACGGCACCGTGGCCACCGACCGGGTGACCAACCGGGCCTTCGAGACCGCCCGGTTCAACGCGACCCGGCCGCTCCGGGCCCGCTCGGCGGGCGTGCGAACCGACGCGACCTACCTCGTCGCGCGCGAGCGCTGGACCGACCACGTGGTCGCGCTCGGCCAGGGGGTACGCACCGGCGACCTGAACAGCTTCGCCGTCTCACAGCGGCGCTTCGAGGCGGCCGACGCGACGGCGAACAAAGTGTACACGACGGACGGCGTCCGGGTGTACCGGAGCTCGGACGGGTTCCGCGGGGTCTACGGCGAGAACGGGAGCGCGCGGAACAGCACGCTCCGCGCCAGATAGGCGACCGAGTAGGGGTGCGGCGTGATGCGGACCGCCCGCCCGAGAAAGGTGACCGCGCGGTCGTAGTCGCCGGCGGCGTGACAGGCCACGCCGAGGTCCGTGTAGAGCTGGTTGTAGTAGACCGTGAGATACGGCTGGGCGGCCGGGACCCGCTCGCTGACCAGATAGCCGAAGCGTTTGGCGTGTTCGCGGTACTCGTCGACGGCCATCCCCGAGGCCATCATGCTCCCCTCGTGGCGGCGCCGCGAGAACAGGTCCGGGCAGCAACAGACGCCGCCCTCGGTCGCCGCTTCGAGGACGTACAGCAGGTCTTCGCCGCGCTGGAGCCCCGTCTCGAAGCGGACGCCGACCTGCTCCGTGTCGACGAGGATGGCCGAGGTGACCTCCGAGAGCTCGCCGACGAACACGTCGTAGACGAAATCGTCGAGCGTCGTCGGCGGCCCCTGCACGCAGAGCCCGGCCCCGGTCTCCCGCATCCGGTCGAGCTGGCGTTCGAGCTTGTCGGTGGCCCAGAGGTCGTCGGCGTCGAGGAAGGCGACGTAGCGCTCGCCGGCCCGCTCCAGCCCCGCGTTGCGGGCGTCCGCCGGCCCGGTGTCGACGTCGTCGACGACGACCAGCTCGGTCGGGACGGTCTGGTCCGCGACCGTGCGTTTCGCCTCTTCCAGCATCGACTCGGGCGTGTACCGCTCGCTGTACGGGATGACGACCGAGACTGTCTCGCTCACCATTCGGCCAGCACCTCCGCGTGGACCTCGGTCACCTGCTCGGCGTGATGTGACCACGTCCACTGCTGGTCCAGCAGCCGCTGGCGGCCGGCCCGTCCCATCTCGCGCAGCCGCGCCGGCTCGTCGAGCAGCCGGTCGAGCGTCGCCGTCAGCCGCTCGGGGGCTTTCGGCGGGACGAGCACGCCGGTCTCGCCGTCGACGACCATCTCCGGGATGCCGCCGACGTCCGAGGCGACGACGGGCGTCTCGGCGGCCATCGCCTCGTAGACGACCGTCGGGCGCCCCTCCCGCCAGCTAGGGTGGACGAGGGCGTCGGCCGCGACCTGCCAGCGCCGCAGCGCCACGGGGTCTAACCGCCACTGCGAGCGGGCGGGGTGGGAGAGCTCGCCGAGCCGGTCCAGCAGCCACCACCGGAGGTCCCCCTCGTGGCCGACCGTCACGAGCATCACGTCGTCGCGGTCGAGCGCGTCGACGGCCGCGACGAGCTCTTTGAGCCCCTTCTGCTCGGTGTAGGCCCCGACCGACAGCAGCAGTTTCGTGTCGGGGTCGATACCGAGCTCGGCCCGAATCTGTTCGCGCCGGTCCGTCGGGAACTTCTCGGGGTCCTCGCCGATGGGGACGGTGGTCACCTTCTCGGCGGGGGCGAAACGCCGGGCCACGCCGGCCAGTTCGTCGCTGACGACGAGGATACGGGCCGCGTAGTCGACGGTCTCCCGGATGCGCCGCTGGGCCTGCTCGTTGAACGAATCGAAGTTGTGGAGGTCGACGGCGTGGCTGTTGACCACGAGCGGGACGTCGTGGGCCCGGCAGTACGGCAGGAGCCCGTAGCCGTCCAGATAGATGTCCGAGGTGTGGACGATGTCGTGGGGCGTCTCGAACGTCCGCTCGACGTAGCGGGGCACCCGCTTTTGCAGCGAGTCGCCCGAGATGTGGTAGAAGTGCCGCTTGGGAACCATGTAGAGAAAGCGCGGGTAGTGGGCCACGTAGGTCCCCCACCGCTCGGTCTTCGGGACCCGCGAG
The genomic region above belongs to Halomicroarcula saliterrae and contains:
- a CDS encoding glycosyltransferase family 2 protein, translating into MSEHSVGDSGSHSDVSVTRSVVDLDGDRHLSVVSMTGDGSDSTVVRITDTLPDSHTLHLGRTEHSVENGGTLDVETAVGPDEVVRFGYVLAGSEEPTLADLTVELDTDLRTDGGIRAVWRGPDGQEAPLVVAPDRLLGSQGLELPVVSGPTSNGSRAAADSERAVSPLDGAAIGVVLTPTNGDAALRTVLRATRRGHTVFVTYSGRSADVESLDQLSSLGALVVEPPGTKTSQSALNRLLSEAARERGLPGIVLQTRDCPRIDYDRTAEAYERADYEVVAIPENWTTSSDSPTVVVGIPAYNAATSIGAVVERAAAFADEVVVVDDGSRDETAVRAREAGASVVIHEVNRGYGGALKTLFRTAADRDAEHLVVIDADGQHDPSDIPMLVETQTRDDADIVIGSRYVGERDTKIPFVRSIGLGLINGLTNASMGNLRPSGFVHDTQSGYRAYSRRAVRSLAADPMIGNNMGASTDILYHAHRARLGISEVPTTVYYDVENSSSQGSLSHGVDLLRNIVWTVEYGRPLLVVGMPGAISTVMGIAVTVLLLTTYLETGTVYAHQLLVSILFAVGGILLCIAAILMHVLNVHPTMKRLTTDANN
- a CDS encoding metal-dependent hydrolase; protein product: MFPWTHAAFGYALFVLLAGALVALGLRGRLSKAELLAVVFATQLPDLVDKPLAWWFALIPSGRSLAHSLVLAVPLSLAVLAVARHRGHAEVGLAFAVGYASHLVGDVYVAVYYWRVEEFTFLLWPVLPAYPYDDYAGLGALVGGIELTTPLLSAVGLAVFAGLVFLVHFLRAPWWSPAVRR
- a CDS encoding glycosyltransferase family 2 protein, coding for MVSETVSVVIPYSERYTPESMLEEAKRTVADQTVPTELVVVDDVDTGPADARNAGLERAGERYVAFLDADDLWATDKLERQLDRMRETGAGLCVQGPPTTLDDFVYDVFVGELSEVTSAILVDTEQVGVRFETGLQRGEDLLYVLEAATEGGVCCCPDLFSRRRHEGSMMASGMAVDEYREHAKRFGYLVSERVPAAQPYLTVYYNQLYTDLGVACHAAGDYDRAVTFLGRAVRITPHPYSVAYLARSVLFRALPFSP
- a CDS encoding glycosyltransferase family 4 protein, coding for MSGPADGAPYDVLACCIHHQSHSLQVRSPFNHRSFDAINRTNADLDVVVPTPVAPPVGPNSEYSRVPKTERWGTYVAHYPRFLYMVPKRHFYHISGDSLQKRVPRYVERTFETPHDIVHTSDIYLDGYGLLPYCRAHDVPLVVNSHAVDLHNFDSFNEQAQRRIRETVDYAARILVVSDELAGVARRFAPAEKVTTVPIGEDPEKFPTDRREQIRAELGIDPDTKLLLSVGAYTEQKGLKELVAAVDALDRDDVMLVTVGHEGDLRWWLLDRLGELSHPARSQWRLDPVALRRWQVAADALVHPSWREGRPTVVYEAMAAETPVVASDVGGIPEMVVDGETGVLVPPKAPERLTATLDRLLDEPARLREMGRAGRQRLLDQQWTWSHHAEQVTEVHAEVLAEW